The Eremothecium cymbalariae DBVPG#7215 chromosome 7, complete sequence genome contains the following window.
TATATTAGATTAGGAGTTTCCTCTAGGACACCAGAGGGTAATTAACTAGACTAGAGACTATACAGAAAGAACTGATCCTCAGCTAAAGCATTATTCGGCACGTGATGAGAAGTTTCAAACTATCACGTGACTGAAGCTGACCCCCCTCGACACTTTTCGCACTATTCaagtatattattatgtATACCATCTTTAAAATGCTAGTATTGCATGATCAGTTTATATAAGTATCTAGTGCTTGCTttattctttattttaCGGTATATTATCTTACCTCTGCAATTGGTTGAATGATATCTTTGTTCGTGAATTATGGCACACTCTGTTTTCTGTGGATTTTAATACTGGTCGACAGATCAAGAGGTATTTATTAATGATGAGAGTTCTATATCAGGACAGGACAACCCATGATCGCTCTACGGATCCTTGTGTTAATTGCTGAAGCTGCTTTTATCTGTTTGGTTGTGTGGCCGAGCGGTCTAAGGCGCCTGATTCAAGTGTATGCTTACAGCCCCGCAGGGAGCTGGACACTCAGGTATCGTAAGATGCAAGAGTTCGAATCTCTTTGCAACCATGCTCTTTTTGCCTCATTCGATAGACGAATTGCTATAGAGATGTAGTTCTCAGGATACAGACGAATGAATCAATGGAGTAACGTTAACATTGCATCATCTTCCTTATggtataatatataagtaCAATTGTGGAATAAAGTATATACAACAACTATCAGAAAGGTTACATAGTCATTTGATATGGATCGGTTTCAGGTTCTAATTTGGCATGTTCCTTCGGATTTGGCGTTGCTTCATAAACGGTCTTCAATAGTGGGACTTCAGTAGTCGGGGAAATTCCGGTGCTTTCCCCTCTTAGTTCTAAGTAGCATAACTTAGTCGAGTCATCCTCATCGCCCGACCAAGTATCCTGAACAAAAATCGTTACCGAGTGACTATTCTGAAATATATGCCTGGGTAAATGATGTTCTACAAACGTAGAATCACTAAATTCTTCAGTTTGACCAGCAGTTTCACATTTCAAATGGACCCCTACGTCTTGAGGGTATTCAAATTTACTCTGAGGTTTTGAATCCTGAATAGTGTCAAAATCTAGATTCTTATTGTAATTGTTGtaaattttgatatttctGATAGAACTGGTCCCCATTTCAGAGTCTCTGCCACCTCTCAGAATCAGGGAAAACACCCTGCAGGTGGATGTAAATGGTATATGTATTAGCATTTGACAATCAGCGTCTGATTCAATGTACCTTGAAATGTCATACTTTTCATCCTGGcttttaataaaacaagAAACCACAGAATTTGCATTCCCTTTACGAACAACGTTTAAACAACGCAGCTTAGGTGTGTCTATCCACTCGTATAGCGACTGTTGGGCATTGGTAGGCAGAGGAGCAGAATGAGAGTGATCGTGGTGCTCATCTTCGCAGTGGTTGTGTAGTGGCGTCATGACTattgaaactttaaaataaacGCCCCAGGATTTATAGCGACACGTACTAAGGTTTACGGGGATCTAAACCTGCTTATTCCTGACCTTTACTTAAAATGAGAGTTACATACAAACTAGGTTAGTTGTACCTTCTTCAAGATCGTCTAGTAATTCAATATCACTTGTGACGAATACCCGGGTAATACCAGACCTACAAACGATAACTCAATGCTCAACTTTAATGAAAAGCATCTAGTTATTCTGACTGGTTCTTACTATTCAGCTTTCTTTACAGTTCTTTCCAACTTTGTTGTCTTTTTtatgtgtatgtgtgtatatGATGCCATGCACTTAACATAAAGGAAGCAAAGCATACTGGAAATggaagaaaatattgagaTGGGGAAAAGACTGATAGAATTCATATGAACAGATCTTCGGGTGAAATACATCCGACGAGGCAAAAAAAGGCATGGTAATTGCGTAGTTAGTCTAGTATTCTTCGCTCATAGTCGTTTCAAGACATGCACATGCAAGGCGGGGTTCTCGAGGCCGCATATCAATTTCTCGataaatgaaaaaaaattgttatATAATTTAAGACGCTGTTTGCCAGAAGTTATAAGTCTATCTTTAAGTAATAGGTTTCGTGGGATCTTTAACTTTGAACCATGGGTCATACTGCAGAGTTCTTGGCTGCTAATGAGACAGAAATCTCATCTGTTCTTTCAGGCGGTTACAATCATCCACTATTAAGAGAATGGCAGAAT
Protein-coding sequences here:
- a CDS encoding PITH domain-containing protein (similar to Ashbya gossypii AGR016W) codes for the protein MTPLHNHCEDEHHDHSHSAPLPTNAQQSLYEWIDTPKLRCLNVVRKGNANSVVSCFIKSQDEKYDISRYIESDADCQMLIHIPFTSTCRVFSLILRGGRDSEMGTSSIRNIKIYNNYNKNLDFDTIQDSKPQSKFEYPQDVGVHLKCETAGQTEEFSDSTFVEHHLPRHIFQNSHSVTIFVQDTWSGDEDDSTKLCYLELRGESTGISPTTEVPLLKTVYEATPNPKEHAKLEPETDPYQMTM